One Festucalex cinctus isolate MCC-2025b chromosome 3, RoL_Fcin_1.0, whole genome shotgun sequence DNA window includes the following coding sequences:
- the LOC144016796 gene encoding WAP four-disulfide core domain protein 1-like isoform X2 has protein sequence MLASNNRDYEYPNHPQSTQHQKNDRCPPPPQMLPERACEVPGCRSDSECERHKRCCYNGCIYACLESVQPPPVLDWLVQPKPRWLGGNGWLLDGPEEVLQAEACSTTEDGDEPLHCPTGYECHIINPGNPATGIPNRGQCIKQRANSDGRGLRHKFFKDYKDYLGNDCLKSGTHGHHQTLGFLLCDALLRLYCNSLQLLYLKTSFCLEAIVRIFFT, from the exons ATGCTAGCCTCAAACAATAGA GACTACGAGTATCCCAACCACCCGCAGTCCACACAGCACCAGAAGAATGACCGCTGCCCACCACCCCCTCAAATGCTCCCAGAAAGGGCCTGCGAGGTGCCAGGCTGCCGCTCAGACTCAGAGTGCGAGCGCCACAAACGCTGCTGCTACAACGGCTGCATTTATGCATGCCTGGAGTCTGTTCAACCGCCACCAG TTCTTGACTGGCTAGTGCAGCCCAAGCCTCGGTGGTTGGGGGGTAACGGCTGGCTGCTAGATGGTCCTGAGGAGGTGCTGCAGG CTGAGGCGTGCAGTACAACAGAGGACGGCGATGAGCCTCTCCACTGTCCGACAGGCTACGAGTGCCACATCATCAACCCGGGAAACCCTGCCACTGGCATCCCGAACCGGGGACAATGCATCAAGCAGCGTGCCAACTCTG ATGGGCGGGGGCTAAGGCATAAATTTTTCAAGGACTACAAGGACTACTTAG GCAATGACTGCCTGAAGTCTGGAACCCATGGACATCACCAAACGCTGGGTTTCCTCCTTTGTGATGCTTTGCTACGCCTTTACTGCAACTCTCTTCAGTTGTTGTATCTTAAAACGTCTTTCTGCCTTGAAgcgatagttcggattttttttacatga
- the LOC144016796 gene encoding WAP four-disulfide core domain protein 1-like isoform X5 — protein sequence MLPERACEVPGCRSDSECERHKRCCYNGCIYACLESVQPPPVLDWLVQPKPRWLGGNGWLLDGPEEVLQAEACSTTEDGDEPLHCPTGYECHIINPGNPATGIPNRGQCIKQRANSDGRGLRHKFFKDYKDYLGNDCLKSGTHGHHQTLGFLLCDALLRLYCNSLQLLYLKTSFCLEAIVRIFFT from the exons ATGCTCCCAGAAAGGGCCTGCGAGGTGCCAGGCTGCCGCTCAGACTCAGAGTGCGAGCGCCACAAACGCTGCTGCTACAACGGCTGCATTTATGCATGCCTGGAGTCTGTTCAACCGCCACCAG TTCTTGACTGGCTAGTGCAGCCCAAGCCTCGGTGGTTGGGGGGTAACGGCTGGCTGCTAGATGGTCCTGAGGAGGTGCTGCAGG CTGAGGCGTGCAGTACAACAGAGGACGGCGATGAGCCTCTCCACTGTCCGACAGGCTACGAGTGCCACATCATCAACCCGGGAAACCCTGCCACTGGCATCCCGAACCGGGGACAATGCATCAAGCAGCGTGCCAACTCTG ATGGGCGGGGGCTAAGGCATAAATTTTTCAAGGACTACAAGGACTACTTAG GCAATGACTGCCTGAAGTCTGGAACCCATGGACATCACCAAACGCTGGGTTTCCTCCTTTGTGATGCTTTGCTACGCCTTTACTGCAACTCTCTTCAGTTGTTGTATCTTAAAACGTCTTTCTGCCTTGAAgcgatagttcggattttttttacatga